A single window of Synechococcus sp. C9 DNA harbors:
- a CDS encoding gluconeogenesis factor YvcK family protein, translating to MAKFAPSRLRQWLKWLKPGLLVKRWLVVSFIGAVLVVLGLSISLRLTPVNSFLQLIERVLRGLATVVPSYISGPVAIFMGIGLIIWSQTRSLGSLSEVLRPEGEQALVDVLIAQRQRNRGPKIVALGGGTGLSRLLRGLKAYSSNITAIVTVADDGGSSGRLRREVGVLPPGDIRNCLAALAREEQLLTALFQYRFESGEGLSGHSFGNLYLTALTAITGNLEQAIAASSRVLAVRGQVLPATMADVHLWAELADGRRIEGESQIPKARGHIVRIGCTPAHPPALPRAIEAIEEADLILVGPGSLYTSVIPNLLVPAITQAIAQATVPRIYICNAMTEPGETQGYRVSDHLRAIERVTGQRIFDVVLVQKKAPSAQALQRYAQVGAEFVELDREAVVKMGYRLILADVIQEDPEKAQVQHHSQRLAHVLMRWYSRVQAWW from the coding sequence ATGGCTAAGTTTGCTCCATCCCGTCTGCGGCAATGGCTGAAGTGGTTGAAGCCAGGATTGTTGGTCAAACGCTGGCTGGTGGTGAGTTTTATCGGGGCGGTGTTGGTGGTACTGGGGCTGTCCATTTCCCTGCGTCTCACCCCGGTGAATAGCTTTTTACAATTGATCGAACGGGTGCTGCGGGGGTTGGCGACGGTGGTTCCCAGCTATATTTCCGGGCCAGTGGCGATTTTCATGGGGATTGGGTTAATCATTTGGAGCCAGACCCGCTCCCTGGGGAGTCTCAGCGAGGTGCTCCGGCCCGAAGGGGAACAGGCTTTGGTGGATGTGTTGATTGCCCAACGCCAGCGCAACCGGGGGCCCAAAATTGTCGCCTTGGGGGGAGGCACGGGCTTATCCCGGCTGTTGCGGGGCTTGAAAGCCTACAGTAGTAACATTACTGCCATTGTCACCGTGGCGGATGATGGGGGTTCCTCGGGGCGACTGCGGCGGGAGGTGGGGGTCCTGCCCCCGGGGGACATTCGCAACTGTTTGGCGGCGTTGGCTCGGGAGGAGCAACTGTTAACGGCATTATTTCAATATCGGTTTGAGTCCGGGGAAGGGTTGAGCGGCCACAGCTTTGGGAATTTGTATCTGACCGCCCTCACTGCCATCACGGGCAATCTGGAACAGGCGATTGCCGCTAGCTCCCGGGTATTGGCGGTACGGGGGCAGGTGCTCCCAGCGACGATGGCGGATGTGCATCTGTGGGCGGAATTAGCGGACGGGCGGCGCATCGAGGGCGAATCCCAAATCCCCAAGGCCAGGGGGCACATTGTCCGCATTGGCTGTACCCCTGCCCATCCCCCGGCGTTACCCAGGGCGATTGAAGCCATTGAGGAAGCGGACTTGATTTTGGTCGGGCCGGGAAGCCTCTACACCAGTGTGATTCCCAACCTGCTGGTGCCGGCCATTACCCAGGCGATTGCCCAGGCGACGGTGCCCCGCATTTACATTTGCAATGCCATGACCGAACCGGGGGAAACCCAGGGCTACCGGGTGTCCGACCACCTGCGGGCCATCGAGCGGGTGACGGGGCAGCGGATTTTTGATGTAGTGCTGGTGCAAAAAAAAGCCCCTTCCGCCCAGGCGTTACAACGGTATGCCCAGGTGGGGGCGGAGTTTGTGGAATTGGACCGGGAGGCAGTGGTCAAAATGGGCTATCGCCTCATTCTGGCGGATGTGATCCAAGAGGACCCGGAAAAAGCCCAGGTACAACACCATTCCCAACGGCTGGCACACGTCCTCATGCGTTGGTATAGCCGGGTACAGGCATGGTGGTAG
- the tsaE gene encoding tRNA (adenosine(37)-N6)-threonylcarbamoyltransferase complex ATPase subunit type 1 TsaE, whose product MVVVLPNPVATVSLGEALGRMLPAGAILLLQGDLGSGKTTLVQGLAQGLGITAPVTSPTFALIQEYPEGRIPLYHLDLYRLNTSEVQQLYPEYYWQEAAPGIVAIEWPERLPTWPSSYLHLSWQSMASGRQVNLTAQGTAPQGWLQHLQSQMGKLD is encoded by the coding sequence ATGGTGGTAGTACTGCCGAACCCAGTGGCCACCGTCAGTTTAGGGGAAGCTCTGGGTCGTATGTTACCCGCCGGGGCCATCCTGTTACTCCAGGGGGATTTGGGCAGTGGCAAAACCACCCTTGTCCAGGGACTCGCCCAGGGGTTAGGCATCACGGCACCCGTGACCAGCCCCACCTTTGCCCTGATCCAGGAATACCCGGAGGGACGCATCCCCCTGTATCACTTGGATTTGTACCGCCTTAATACTTCAGAAGTACAGCAATTATACCCGGAATATTACTGGCAAGAAGCGGCACCGGGGATTGTGGCGATTGAGTGGCCGGAGCGACTGCCCACCTGGCCGTCCAGTTACCTGCATTTGTCCTGGCAAAGTATGGCATCCGGGCGGCAGGTGAACCTAACGGCACAGGGAACGGCACCGCAAGGGTGGCTTCAGCACTTACAGTCGCAGATGGGAAAATTAGACTAG
- a CDS encoding cytochrome c biogenesis protein, whose translation MNAWLTWWEHQWRTLKLWWRSLVQVVADLRLAISLLLVIAVASIAGTVIEQGETVKFYQENYPEHPALFGFLTWNIILNLGLDHVYQTWWYLSLLILFGASLLACTSLRQWPALKVARKWYYYQRPEQILRLNFSQACPEIPIAELAVILRQKGYWVALENEKLYARKGLVGKIGPIVVHASLVVILIGGFVGALTGFLAQELVPSGQDFQVTKVIEAGAWVRRLPPIQGRVHRFWIDYTPSGEIDQFYTDLGLLNAAGEEVIRKTIHVNEPLRWRGLTFYQTSWGIHGIRLQFNNSPILELPVTPFTAGNGRKLWGTWLPLKPDLSEGVSLVVPDLQGLFLLYDQQGQLLTTGRVGTPVRIGGVNLRLTELVGSTGLQIKSDPGVPIVYLGFAGLMLGVMMSYVSHSQLWGLQVDKQLYLGGKTNRAQVTFEREFLEILQQLQSKTPSQSGVKNSISPMALPPG comes from the coding sequence ATGAATGCCTGGTTAACTTGGTGGGAACACCAATGGCGCACCCTTAAACTTTGGTGGCGGAGTTTGGTGCAGGTGGTGGCGGATTTACGCTTAGCAATTAGCCTGCTGTTGGTAATTGCCGTCGCCAGTATCGCCGGTACGGTGATCGAACAGGGGGAAACGGTCAAATTTTACCAAGAAAACTACCCGGAACACCCGGCTTTGTTTGGATTTTTGACCTGGAACATTATTCTAAATCTAGGGTTAGATCATGTCTATCAAACCTGGTGGTATTTGAGTTTATTGATCCTCTTTGGAGCCAGTTTATTGGCTTGTACTTCCCTGCGCCAGTGGCCTGCCCTAAAAGTTGCCCGGAAATGGTATTACTACCAGCGACCAGAACAGATTTTACGATTAAATTTCAGTCAAGCCTGCCCGGAAATTCCTATTGCTGAATTGGCAGTCATTTTGCGCCAAAAAGGTTATTGGGTGGCACTGGAAAACGAGAAACTTTATGCCCGGAAAGGGCTGGTGGGTAAAATTGGCCCGATTGTAGTTCATGCCAGTTTAGTGGTAATTTTGATCGGGGGTTTCGTTGGGGCATTGACCGGTTTTTTAGCCCAGGAGTTAGTGCCGAGTGGTCAGGATTTTCAAGTCACAAAAGTCATCGAAGCGGGGGCATGGGTACGGCGTTTACCCCCGATCCAGGGGCGGGTCCATCGGTTTTGGATTGACTATACGCCCAGTGGTGAAATTGACCAGTTCTACACGGATTTGGGATTGTTAAATGCCGCCGGGGAAGAAGTTATCCGCAAGACGATTCATGTGAATGAACCGCTGCGGTGGCGGGGGTTAACCTTCTATCAAACCAGTTGGGGTATTCACGGGATACGTTTGCAATTCAACAATAGCCCGATTTTAGAACTGCCGGTTACCCCATTTACGGCGGGGAATGGTCGCAAATTGTGGGGAACCTGGTTACCCTTAAAACCGGATTTAAGCGAGGGGGTTTCCTTAGTCGTTCCTGACCTACAGGGATTATTTTTACTCTACGACCAACAGGGGCAATTATTAACCACGGGTCGGGTGGGTACACCGGTACGCATCGGCGGGGTAAATTTACGGCTTACCGAATTAGTGGGCAGTACGGGTTTACAAATCAAATCGGACCCAGGTGTACCCATCGTTTATCTCGGTTTTGCCGGTTTGATGTTGGGGGTCATGATGAGTTATGTTTCCCATAGTCAACTGTGGGGATTGCAAGTAGATAAACAGCTATATCTTGGGGGCAAAACCAATCGGGCTCAGGTCACGTTTGAGCGGGAATTTCTGGAAATTTTGCAACAATTACAATCGAAAACTCCTTCCCAATCGGGGGTCAAAAATTCTATTTCCCCAATGGCACTACCCCCAGGATAA
- a CDS encoding COX15/CtaA family protein, translating into MIGTQFTASESLRGWVPQLVVRRWLWFLATMTWGLMALGSATRVMEAGLACPDWPLCFGQVLPAQQMDLQVFLEWFHRLVAATVGVGVLILVGMAWGWRSHLPRWLPWGATAALGLVLWQGILGGLTVTQLLRFDIVTAHLGTGLAFFSLLLTLAVALLEAPEVTQPLPKFLPGLALVATLTLYGQSLLGGLVASRWAAHQCFLGRELCQVLHWHLLGVIPATLLTLGVGVMTLRQKRVAPGLGRWGHGVLMLLALQIGVGVATYQLRLQVEPLTVTHQAVGALLLGSLVVLTVSLQRMTRQATPSPISPTAI; encoded by the coding sequence ATGATTGGTACCCAGTTCACTGCATCCGAGTCCTTGAGGGGGTGGGTGCCCCAGTTGGTGGTACGGCGATGGCTCTGGTTTTTGGCAACGATGACTTGGGGTTTGATGGCTCTGGGTAGTGCGACCCGGGTGATGGAGGCGGGGCTGGCTTGTCCCGATTGGCCCCTCTGTTTTGGTCAGGTACTGCCCGCCCAACAGATGGATTTGCAGGTGTTTCTGGAATGGTTTCACCGATTGGTGGCGGCTACGGTCGGGGTGGGGGTGTTGATCCTGGTGGGAATGGCTTGGGGGTGGCGCTCCCATTTACCCCGCTGGTTGCCCTGGGGCGCAACGGCGGCGTTGGGTTTGGTGCTGTGGCAGGGGATTTTGGGGGGCTTAACGGTGACCCAGTTGCTCCGGTTTGATATTGTGACGGCGCACCTGGGGACGGGTTTGGCATTTTTTAGCCTGTTGTTGACCCTGGCGGTGGCACTGCTGGAAGCACCGGAAGTGACGCAACCGTTACCAAAGTTTCTGCCGGGTTTAGCTTTGGTTGCAACCCTGACTTTGTATGGTCAAAGTCTGTTGGGTGGCTTGGTGGCTTCCCGCTGGGCGGCGCATCAGTGTTTCCTGGGGCGGGAACTGTGCCAAGTTCTGCATTGGCATTTGCTAGGGGTGATTCCGGCGACGCTCTTGACGCTGGGGGTGGGGGTCATGACCCTGCGGCAGAAACGGGTGGCACCTGGGTTGGGACGGTGGGGGCATGGGGTCTTGATGCTGTTGGCTTTACAGATTGGGGTGGGGGTGGCAACCTACCAATTGCGGCTTCAGGTCGAGCCGTTGACGGTGACCCATCAGGCGGTGGGTGCCCTGTTGTTAGGAAGTTTGGTGGTACTAACGGTGTCTCTACAACGCATGACTCGCCAAGCGACCCCAAGCCCGATTTCCCCAACCGCGATTTAA
- a CDS encoding heme o synthase has protein sequence MQVAGRETGTLWGRVRDYIQLMKPRIIVLLLVTTAGAIWLASQGEPDTNILLTTLFTGTLAAGSANTINCLYDRDIDRVMVRTQRRPIPAGRITPWQALVFAVVLAVGALVLQVWRVNVLSALLEWAGILVYVLVYTHWLKRSSPQNIVIGGAAGAIPPLVGWAAVTGELSACAWILFAIIFIWTPPHFWALALMIREDYAQVGVPMLPVVAGSEQTTQQILLYTLLLIPTSLLLVYPCGVVGGLYALIALALGGIFLYKVFQLFAQPQEISLARSVFKYSILYLMLLSLGMGLDRWPLMHTWQNVLVQKAAHWWG, from the coding sequence ATGCAGGTAGCTGGGCGGGAAACGGGAACCCTGTGGGGCAGGGTACGGGACTATATTCAACTGATGAAACCCCGGATTATTGTCCTACTGTTGGTGACAACGGCGGGGGCGATTTGGTTGGCTTCCCAGGGGGAGCCGGATACAAACATTTTACTAACAACCTTATTCACCGGCACCTTGGCGGCGGGGTCAGCCAATACGATCAACTGCCTGTATGACCGGGATATTGACCGGGTGATGGTGCGTACCCAAAGGCGACCGATCCCGGCGGGGCGGATTACGCCGTGGCAGGCGTTGGTGTTTGCGGTGGTTTTGGCGGTGGGGGCGTTGGTTCTGCAGGTCTGGCGGGTGAATGTCCTGAGTGCCCTGTTGGAATGGGCGGGAATTTTAGTTTATGTGCTGGTTTATACGCATTGGCTCAAGCGTTCGAGTCCTCAAAATATCGTCATTGGGGGGGCGGCGGGGGCGATTCCGCCTTTGGTGGGCTGGGCGGCGGTGACGGGGGAATTATCCGCCTGTGCCTGGATTTTGTTTGCGATTATTTTTATTTGGACACCGCCCCATTTTTGGGCATTGGCGTTGATGATTCGGGAGGATTATGCCCAGGTGGGGGTGCCGATGTTGCCGGTGGTGGCGGGTTCGGAGCAAACGACCCAGCAAATTTTACTCTATACGTTACTGCTGATTCCCACCAGTTTGCTGTTGGTTTATCCCTGTGGGGTGGTGGGGGGATTGTACGCCCTGATTGCCCTAGCCTTGGGGGGTATTTTTCTTTACAAAGTATTTCAATTATTTGCTCAACCCCAAGAAATTTCCTTGGCACGTTCGGTATTTAAGTATTCGATTTTATATCTGATGTTGCTGTCTTTGGGGATGGGGTTAGACCGCTGGCCGTTGATGCACACCTGGCAGAATGTGCTGGTGCAAAAGGCGGCGCATTGGTGGGGTTAA
- a CDS encoding NmrA family NAD(P)-binding protein, translated as MNILVVGATGTLGRQVVRRALQSGHRVRCLVRTLPKATFLREWGAELVPGNLCRPETLTDALEGMEVVVDAATARPTDGIGIREVDWQGKVSLVQAMVRAGVKRLLFFSILGCERYPHVPLMSVKAATEAFLAESGLDYTILAPAGFFQGLIGQFAIPILEEQSVWLTGTSAAVAYMDTQDVARFALRCLEVPETIGQKLPVVGAKAWTSEEIIALCERLSGKNARILRIPLGVLTATRQVLRGFQWTWNIADRLAFAAVLAGGETLTAEMDGVYAQLGLNPEETGSLEDYLAEYFGRILQKLKERNYELDRQKRKEQEKRKRRRPFKTSAKTGN; from the coding sequence ATGAATATTTTGGTGGTGGGGGCGACGGGCACCCTGGGCCGACAGGTGGTACGGCGGGCATTGCAATCAGGACATCGGGTGCGGTGCTTGGTGCGGACATTGCCCAAGGCGACTTTTTTGCGGGAATGGGGGGCGGAACTGGTGCCGGGAAATCTCTGTCGCCCGGAGACCTTGACCGATGCCCTGGAAGGAATGGAGGTGGTGGTGGATGCGGCGACGGCTCGCCCGACGGATGGGATTGGCATTCGGGAGGTGGATTGGCAGGGCAAGGTGAGTTTGGTGCAGGCGATGGTGCGGGCGGGGGTGAAGCGTTTGCTCTTTTTTTCCATCCTGGGCTGTGAACGCTATCCCCATGTGCCGTTGATGAGTGTCAAGGCGGCTACGGAGGCTTTTTTGGCGGAGTCGGGCTTGGACTACACGATTTTGGCACCGGCGGGGTTTTTCCAGGGGTTGATCGGTCAGTTTGCCATTCCCATTTTGGAGGAGCAGTCCGTGTGGCTGACGGGAACTTCGGCGGCGGTGGCTTACATGGATACCCAGGATGTGGCTCGGTTTGCCCTGCGCTGTCTGGAGGTGCCGGAAACGATTGGGCAGAAACTACCGGTGGTGGGTGCTAAAGCCTGGACTTCCGAGGAAATTATTGCCCTGTGTGAGCGGCTGAGCGGGAAAAATGCCCGGATTCTCCGCATTCCCCTAGGGGTTTTGACCGCAACCCGGCAGGTGTTACGGGGTTTCCAATGGACATGGAATATTGCGGATCGTTTGGCCTTTGCCGCCGTTTTGGCCGGGGGTGAAACCCTGACGGCAGAGATGGATGGGGTGTATGCCCAGTTGGGTTTGAACCCGGAGGAGACGGGCAGTTTGGAGGACTATTTAGCGGAATATTTTGGCCGGATTTTGCAAAAACTCAAGGAGCGCAACTATGAACTAGACCGGCAAAAGCGCAAGGAACAGGAAAAACGCAAACGCCGCCGCCCCTTCAAGACCTCCGCCAAAACCGGCAACTAA
- a CDS encoding NAD(+) kinase, with product MGKIGIIYNDDKPEAERAAGELRTLLEQRGRQVCLATGVGGLLGYAQPGSPVCHTPIEWLTPPGFDRDVEFTIVLGGDGTVLSANRQCTPLGIPLLTVNTGHLGFLTETYLESLPTALDALLSGDYQVEERITLAVQVWEGQTRIWEALALNEVVLHREPLAKLCHFEVQVGRHALVDIPADGVILSTPTGSTAYALSAGGPVLSPGVAALLMIPICPHSLASRALVFDDREQVQIVAANRSRLVLVADGNAGCYVHPENHVTIQRSPYPARFVRLRPPEFFHLLRQKLGWGLPHQAKPKAP from the coding sequence GTGGGCAAAATCGGCATTATTTACAACGATGACAAACCGGAAGCCGAGCGAGCCGCCGGGGAATTGCGGACACTCCTGGAGCAACGGGGGCGGCAAGTCTGTCTGGCGACTGGGGTGGGGGGCTTGCTGGGCTATGCCCAACCGGGGAGTCCCGTCTGTCACACGCCGATTGAATGGCTGACCCCGCCGGGGTTTGACCGGGATGTGGAATTTACCATTGTCCTGGGGGGGGATGGCACGGTGCTGTCCGCCAACCGCCAATGTACGCCTCTGGGCATTCCCCTCTTAACCGTCAATACAGGACATTTGGGTTTTTTGACGGAGACCTATTTGGAATCCTTGCCCACCGCCCTCGATGCCCTCTTGAGTGGGGATTATCAGGTGGAAGAGCGCATCACTTTAGCAGTACAGGTCTGGGAAGGTCAAACCCGGATTTGGGAAGCCCTAGCGTTGAATGAGGTGGTACTGCACCGGGAACCCCTGGCGAAACTCTGCCATTTTGAGGTGCAGGTGGGGCGCCATGCCCTGGTGGATATTCCCGCCGATGGGGTGATTTTGTCCACGCCCACGGGTTCGACCGCCTATGCCCTGTCCGCCGGGGGGCCGGTGTTGTCGCCGGGGGTGGCGGCGCTGTTGATGATCCCCATTTGTCCCCATTCCCTCGCCTCCCGGGCTTTGGTATTTGACGACCGGGAACAGGTGCAGATCGTGGCGGCTAACCGCTCCCGTTTGGTGTTGGTGGCGGATGGGAATGCGGGCTGTTATGTCCACCCGGAAAACCACGTCACCATCCAGCGTTCCCCCTACCCCGCCCGGTTTGTACGCCTGCGTCCGCCGGAATTTTTCCATCTCCTGCGGCAAAAGTTGGGCTGGGGATTGCCCCATCAAGCCAAGCCCAAAGCACCCTAG